DNA from Sulfurimonas gotlandica GD1:
AAAAAGCTCAAATGCAAGCTATAATGCACGAAGTAAATACTCTAACGACTCAACTAATTCTGGATATAAAAGTGATTGCTTCTAGTAATAAAAAAAGTTTTACTTCAAACATAGATGCTAAACTGAGCTCGATTGAAGAGTCTAGCAAAGATTATGTCTCATTGACAAATGCTGAACTTATGGGGAATAAACAAATTGCTTTTGATACAGACACATATTTTAATAAGGGAACAGATTTGATTTCATTGCTTATTGATGTTTATAATATTAACAATAAGATTATACTTGATGATTCTAAGGGATGGTTGTAAACCATCCTAACTATTTAAGTCTTAAATTTTCAGATGTTATTAAACTCTTTGTAGACCAAATAGCTTCTTTTAGATTCAAGATAGAACGAACTTCATCGTTAACAAGACGATAATAAACTTTCACATTTATACTTGTAGCATCAGCAATATTTTTTACTTTTAAAACTTTTTTACCAAGAGCTGGAATGCTCATGTCTTCGGAAGCTTCTACTGCCAAGTGAGGGATAGTTGCTTTTGCTCTTTTTCTTTTGTAATATCTAGTTAAAGATATGGACTTACTATCTATATCTTTATCACCTTTTTTATAAGTTACATCTACAATCAACTCTCTTGAACCAAAACCGCTTGGAATATTATGAGGCTGTGGATTATTAAGAACTATAATTATTTCACCATCTTTTTGCCACATATTAAGATTTAATGCTTCACTCCACATTTTTTGAACATGAGCACCGGAAAATGTGTGTGATCTTACATCTCTCTTTTTAGTTTCACCATCAACTGATCTTAGCGTAGCAGCTACCCCAGAGACTTTAGGCCCCATATGGCAATCTATACACTCTTTGTCACTTTTTTGGTATTCACTTTGCATATCTGTAAATACTAGTCCCTCTACAGACTTGTCGTTAGCATGACATACAAAACACAATTGATCAGATTTTTCATCCATAAAGTCGCGATGCTCTATCTTATGATATGGTGATTTAGCGTCACTAAATGGACCTACCATTGTTCCAGACTTAGTCCAAGAAACACGGTTCATGCCTCTGTGAGAGCTATCTCTATCATCATGTATCTTATCTATGTTATGACATACCACACAGTTTATACCTTCACTGATAGCACTGTTTTGAGTTGCTTTGTTTACTGCTGAGTCTTTATCTAACTTCATCAAGACTTTAACTTCATAATCAAGGTCTGTGCTCGTTACAGAGATTCTTGGATTATGACATGTGGCACACTCTATTTTTACACTGTTTAAACTTTTTCTTGTTTTTCTTGCAACATATTCTAATGTAGCTCTAAAGTATTCATCTTTTAAGTAATGACTTTTGGAGTGCCAAGATTGTTCCCAATCTTTTACAATTTGCAAATGACAAGATTTACACTTTTGTGAGGTTTGATATTCTTTGGAGACTTCTACTACTTTGGCGGCATATAATGCTGTTACTATAGCAACAATAATCAAAACAACTCTCATTTTGTTTCTTCCTATTGAGCATACTTTAATTAAAGTATTTCTACTCTCTAGCATGTCTCATAAATATGACAAAATTCTAACAGAAAGAAGCTGAGAGTGACATTATTATGACAAAATCTTAATTTTGTTAGAGAAAGTTTTTTACCTTTGTTTGTCTAACCAGACCATTAATCCCTTTTGTGCGTGCAGTCTATTTTCTGCTTCATCAAAAATAATCTCTGAATATTTTTCAAATACTGATTCACTTACTTCTAATCCTCTGTACGCTGGCAAACAATGTAAAAATCTAGCATCTTTTGTAGCAAGCATCATCATCTTTTCATCAACCATAAAGCCTTTGAAAATTTTTATTCTTTCTTCTTTTTCTTCTTCTTGTCCCATTGAAGTCCATGTATCCGTTGTGATTACAGTAGCACCTCTAACCGCTTCATTTGGGTCATTCATTGTCTTAATAACAGCTCCGCTCTCTTTTGCTAAAACAAGAACTTCTTTTAAGATCTTCTCATTAACTTCATAGCCCTTAGGCGTTGCTATTCTAAGTTCAAATCCAAGTTTAGCAGCAAGCATCATCCATGAGTGTGTCATGTTATTTCCATCACCGATATATGCACATACAATATTTTCATTTGCACTGTGTTCTACTAAAGTCATATAGTCAGCTAATAGTTGTACGGGATGATATGAATCTGTTAAACCATTTATTACCGGAACTTTAGAGTAAGAAGCGAACTCTTCTATCATAGAGTGTTCGAACGTTCTTATCATTACCATATCACACATGCTAGATATTACTCTTGCTGTATCTTTTACAGGTTCACCACGGCCTAGATGAATATCGCGGTTTGATAAAAACAGGGCGTGACCGCCAAGTTGAAACATTCCTGTCTCAAAACTCACTCTTGTTCTTGTTGAACTTTTCTCAAATATCATTCCAAGAGTCTGGTTTTCTAGCTCTTTTTTGTAAATTTTAGATTTTAGATTTTTCTTGATTTCAAGACCAATATCTATTATTTCTAATATCTCTTCTTTTGTAAAATCTTTAAGTGTTAAAAAATGTCTCAAAACTTTCCCCAAATTTTCAAATAAGCTATCATTTTATAGTAATTTACTTTAATAACATCTTGGCAACTTCTTTGGCATGATACGAGATAATAATATCCGCTCCTGCTCTTTTAAAACTAATCATAGTCTCCATAACAACTCTGTC
Protein-coding regions in this window:
- a CDS encoding multiheme c-type cytochrome — translated: MRVVLIIVAIVTALYAAKVVEVSKEYQTSQKCKSCHLQIVKDWEQSWHSKSHYLKDEYFRATLEYVARKTRKSLNSVKIECATCHNPRISVTSTDLDYEVKVLMKLDKDSAVNKATQNSAISEGINCVVCHNIDKIHDDRDSSHRGMNRVSWTKSGTMVGPFSDAKSPYHKIEHRDFMDEKSDQLCFVCHANDKSVEGLVFTDMQSEYQKSDKECIDCHMGPKVSGVAATLRSVDGETKKRDVRSHTFSGAHVQKMWSEALNLNMWQKDGEIIIVLNNPQPHNIPSGFGSRELIVDVTYKKGDKDIDSKSISLTRYYKRKRAKATIPHLAVEASEDMSIPALGKKVLKVKNIADATSINVKVYYRLVNDEVRSILNLKEAIWSTKSLITSENLRLK
- the argF gene encoding ornithine carbamoyltransferase produces the protein MRHFLTLKDFTKEEILEIIDIGLEIKKNLKSKIYKKELENQTLGMIFEKSSTRTRVSFETGMFQLGGHALFLSNRDIHLGRGEPVKDTARVISSMCDMVMIRTFEHSMIEEFASYSKVPVINGLTDSYHPVQLLADYMTLVEHSANENIVCAYIGDGNNMTHSWMMLAAKLGFELRIATPKGYEVNEKILKEVLVLAKESGAVIKTMNDPNEAVRGATVITTDTWTSMGQEEEKEERIKIFKGFMVDEKMMMLATKDARFLHCLPAYRGLEVSESVFEKYSEIIFDEAENRLHAQKGLMVWLDKQR